GATTTTGGGGCTCCTTTTATGGATAAAGAACAAGACATCAAATTTTTGATTGAGGGGGTTCAAAAAGTCATTCTTACACGGTACCGTATTGCACCAGAAACTAGAACCCAAATTCTTAAACCTGTCTTTTATAGAAATAAAGCTGCGTACTTAATTGGAAGGACTTTCCTGGGACATAAATGGATGCCGTTTATTATTCCTGTGATGCATGGAGAAAAGGGCGTATTTGTGGACACCTTGATCTTTGACCCAAACTTAATGAGTCACATGTTTAGCTTTACCAGATCCTACTTTATGGTGGAGGCGGATGTCCCCTCCGAAGTAGTAGGGTTTCTGAGTTCAGTCATCCCACACAAAAAAATTCATGAACTCTACAATGCCATAGGCTTTAATAAACATGGGAAAACTCTTTTTTACAGGGATTTTCTTCATCACTTAGAAAATAGTAAAGATCAGTTTGTAGTGGCTCCAGGAATCAAAGGAATGGTGATGACTGTTTTCACTTTACCTTCTCTGAATATTGTTTTCAAACTTATAAAGGATCACTTCGAGCCTCCAAAGAACATGACGCGTCAAGAAGTGCGTGAAAAGTACAAGTTAGTATCCCTTCACGACCGAGTGGGCAGAATGGCTGACACTCATGAATTTGAATATTTTAAAATACCAAAGGATAGAATTAGTCCTGAACTAGTTCGAGAGCTTAGAAACACGACCAATTCCCTTTTAAACTTCACGGAAACACACCTGATTTTAAAGCACCTCTACACGGAAAGAAAGATGGAGCCATTAAACCTTTACTTGGGACATTGTAGCACCGAGGAGGGCGAAAAAGTGGTGGAAGATTACGGAAGAGCTATTTTACAATTGGCACAAGCCAATATTTTTCCCGGAGATATGATGACCAAAAATTTTGGTCTTACTCGGCAAAAAAGAGTGATCTTCTATGATTATGATGAAATTGAATTTCTAACCGATATGAATTTTCGGGTAAAGCCAAAAGCAGAAACCTACGAACAAATTTATGCTCCTGAACCTTGGTATGATATTGCCAAAAACGATGTTTTTCCGGAAGATTTTAGGCGTTGGATGATTGGAAGAAAAGACCTCAAAGAACATTTCCTTAACTACCAAAAAGAGTTGTTTGACCCTGCCTATTGGAAGGAAGTTCAATCCAGGGTTAACAATGGCGAACTGATTCATGCCTTTCCTTATCCTGAGGAAATTCGATTTCGCCCTGATCAAATCATTTAAAGAGATCGATAATCAATCTATGTAGAAGGGGGAATAAGCAACTTTGAATTTTAAAATTTCTCCTCTACTCCCAACCCAAAAAGCGCAAAATCATATTTGACCGGATCATTTGGATCAAATTCTCTCAACTTTTGGGTTAACTCCAAAGCTGTCAACCAATCCGTTTGTTTTCTCGTGATCAAACCTAGTTTCCTCCCTACCCGATCCACATGCAGGTCACAGGGACAAATCAGTTGGGATGGCTGAATTCTATCCCATATTCCAAAATCCACCCCCTTGTTATCTTTCCTCACCATCCAGCGGAGAAACATATTGATTCTTTTACAGGCTGCTTTTCTGGCAGGGTTTGCAATGTGCTTCCTCGTTCTATGAGGTGCATCTGGCAAATGAAAAAAGTACTCATGAAATGAAATCAACATCGACTCCATTGCATTGATTTCACTATTCCAACCCAGTAAAAAGGCCTCTTCTAAAGATTCATGTTTTTTGTAAAACCAACTTAAAAAGTGTACAAAATAAAGCGTATCAATGTCATTAAATGTCCTGTGTTTAAAATTCACCAGTGGTTTCAAATCATTATCACTATGATGAAGTAAAAATTCATGCGGTGCATTATCCATCATTTGAAACAACTCAATACACTTATTGATAATGGTCTTTCTTTGGCCCCAGGCCAAAATTGCCGCAAAAAAACCGGCAATCTCTATATCCTGTTTTTTAGAAAAACGATGCGGAATTGAAATAGGATCATGGCTGATAAATCCTGGCTGATTGTACTCTAAGACCTTTTGGTCTAAAAAATCTTTCAGTTGATGCATTAAAGCGCCACTTTTACTTCGCCACCTTGAGTTCCGTCAAACCATTTGAATGATAACTCATTGTCGACTTTTTCAGACATATGCCAATCAAAGCATTTAATGTTTGTCAAGGGCTTCAAGCTATCTTCATCAGGTACATAAAGACAGATATCAAAATCCGGGAGTTCTTTTGACTCGGTGCTATTCCACTTTTCCAGAATTAAGCCTTCATCTAAGATTCTTACTTTGTTTCCAAACACATGATCACTGAGTATTGAAGGCACACCATCTTTTCTACGAAGCTTAAACCCAGAAGGTCCAAACATGATCTGCTTGAACAACTTTGCTTCCAAAAGATCATTAGTAAAAGGTAAAGTTTCCCATTCTACATCTTTCAGGATCACTTTCCTTCCTTCCGGTTTAATCCTTGTCAGGAACCTGGAAAAAAGGGAAAACAAATAGGTCAGACCAATAAACAAAATACCGAAACTTGCCAATATTGGATAACAGAGCACAAAAATTGTGTTCCATATAAAGCGGAAAACGTGGTGAAAGAATAATTGGACTTTGTTCATACTTGAGATTCCTTGACACAAAATTAGCTTTAGCAGAAGGATAAACAAAAAAATAGCCCAATTGAGCAAATAAAAAACCCCGGATTACCGGGGTTTATATAAATCTTTATTAACTATTTGGATTAATACATGACTTCTACAGGAAATCTAGCATTGACCGCTTTTAGCTGATCATAAGCTGCCTGAGATAATTTAATCACCAATCTGGCATTATCACCAGTCTCTGGAAGGGTTCCCACTACTCTAGCAAAAATCGTAATATCATTTTCCTCATTCTTAATTCTCATGATAGTCCCTACGGGAGCAGTTCTATGAAGAACCAAATACTTTTTATGGCCACCTGTTCCTTCAATCAGTTCAGCTTGTCCAGTTTCTTTGATATTCTTGAACCCACCGGAAGCTTTGTCTGAACTAGATGGTATGGTCATCTCTTCTGCACTATTAACAACTCTAGGAGTTCCTACCACTGGTACAGTAGATGGACCAACTTCCCCTCTTCCAACCTTCAATTTCTGTCCAACTTTAAGATTATTTGAGCTCAACGCATTCCAGGTAATAACATCTTCCACTCTAGCCTCATACAGATTAGCTATAGAGAAAAGTGTTTCTCCATTTTTTACCTCATGTGTTACCCAGTCTCCTGGTGCAATAGGAACTGCATTTTCTGCAGCTTTCGGCGCTGGAGACTCCACTTTTTCTGGAGTTGAAACCGCAGGCTCAGATTGAACTGCTACTTGTTTAGGAATTTCTGAATTGGAGTTATTTGATACGGTTTTAGTTTCTACAGCTGCTACAGGTGTTGTCTTTGGTTCTTCTTCTACAACAGGAGCGACTGGCTGTGGTTCAGGGGTTGCGCTTTGATTTTCAATAATCAATGATTGCCCAACACTCAGGTCATTTCCTTTCAATTCATTCCAGGCCATCACCTCACTGACAGAAACGCCATATTGCTTGGAGATTGAAAACAAGGTTTCTCCGGGAACAACTTTATGCAATTTCGCTCCTTCAGGAATAGCCGACTTAGCAACAAAGGGAACTCGAATAGTTTGTCCTATTTTTAAGCCTTGTTTAAGAACTTCATTGGACTCAATGATTGCTCCAACGGCTGCCTGGTATCTCCTACTGATTCCAAACAGCGTCTCTTTTGGTTCTACTTCATGAAGGATAAAAGTCTTATCCCCTACTTTTTCAACCCCCACAGAATCCAAGGTTATCTTATTGGATGCAAAGGAGTTAAGAGAAACAAACAGAATACAAGAAAGAAAGGCTAATTGGAATTTTGATCCGAAAATCATAGTAACTTTTAAAGTTGAATAATTGTACTGTAAATGCAAGATTAATTTCGTTTAGCTCAAGACGCAAGAATTATGCTAGAAAAATAGAATTTAATGATTTGTAATAGACCAGCTTAATTTTCGCTTCTATGAAAGAATAAACGAAGTTTACGAAGGGTTTTCGTATATTTTCTGTGCAAATGCGTTAGAATATATTATGAAAATTAAGATCCTGCTGATTTTATTGATCACCTCTTTGATTCCCAATTTTTTAAGTGCTCAGGGAAGTCCTGTCAAAACTATTTTTTCATTCAAAATAGATGATGACATCGATCCGGCAATGAATAGAAGGGTGAAATTAGCGCTTGAAAAAGCCAAAGAGGAATCCGCTGATCTTATTCTGATCGAAATGGATACTTATGGAGGTGCAGTAAATGATGCTGACGATATAAGAACCATGCTCCTTGAATCAGAAATACCTATTCAAGTATTCATTAACAAAGATGCAGCATCTGCAGGTGCCTTAATTTCTATTGCCTGCGACAAAATTTTTATGGCTCCGGGAAGTAGTATTGGAGCAGCCACTGTAGTCAATGGAACAGATGGAGCCGCTGCTCCGGATAAATACCAATCCTACATGCGTTCGATGATGAGAAGTACAGCAGAGGCAAAAGGTCGAGACCCAAAGATCGCTGAAGCCATGGTAGACGAAAACATTGAAGTGGAAGGGGTCAGTGAAAAAGGATCTGTGGTTACATTCTCAGTTTCTGAGGCGATCAAATATGGATTTTGTGATGGAGAGTACGCTTCTATCAATGAGTTAATACAAGATCAAGATCTTTCCAGTGCTTTGATAATTAATTATGAAAATGATCTAGTGGAGCAAGTGATCGCTTTCTTCTTAAACCCAGCAGTAAGTGGTTTTCTGATCTTGATCATCATTGGTGGAATCTATTTTGAGCTTCAAACTCCAGGTATCGGCTTCCCAATCCTTGCCTCTATTGTAGCGGTCATTCTCTATTTCACTCCTTATTATTTAAATGGTCTGGCAGATAATTGGGAGATCATTGTTTTTGTTTTAGGAATTATCCTCTTGGCCTTAGAGCTATTTGTTATTCCAGGTTTTGGGATTTTCGGAATTCTGGGGATCATCTGCATTTTATCAGGATTGGTATTAGGCATGCTTCCTAATCAAAATTTCAATTTTGACTTTGTACCTGCTGCAGATTTATTTATAGCCTTACTTACGGTTATTTTAGCTTCCATTGCTTCCGTAGGATTCGTGTTTTGGCTAACTCCAAAAGTCAACGAATGGAAAGCATTCAGTCATATTTCCTTAGCAAATACCCAGCAACGAAAAGAAGGTTTTACTTCTAGCTTTTATTCTGACACCCTTTTGGGAAAATCAGGAAGGGTACATTCCAGACTAAGGCCAAGTGGGCGTGTAGAAATAGATGGGGAAATTTATGATGCCTTTTCTAGGGGTGATTTTATTGATAAAGATGAAAAGATCATTGTCATTTCTACCGAGGGAACTTCTCTAAAAGTTAAAAAAACAGAAGTTTAAACTTTTTAGAATTCCTTAAGTTTGTGGCATGAACCCATTTCAGTCGGTGTATGAAAAGATCGGAGAAGATCAAATTCGCCAACTCACCCATTATTTTTACCAAGAAGTTAAGAAAAACCAAGAATTGCGAAAGCTTTATCCAGAAGAGGATTTGGCTCCAGCAGAGGAGCGATTGTTTTTATTTTTACTTCAGGTTTTTGGAGGGCCGCAAACCTATTCCGATCGAAGAGGGCACCCTAGACTTCGCTTAAGACATCTCAATTGGA
Above is a window of Algoriphagus machipongonensis DNA encoding:
- a CDS encoding TIGR02757 family protein, with the protein product MHQLKDFLDQKVLEYNQPGFISHDPISIPHRFSKKQDIEIAGFFAAILAWGQRKTIINKCIELFQMMDNAPHEFLLHHSDNDLKPLVNFKHRTFNDIDTLYFVHFLSWFYKKHESLEEAFLLGWNSEINAMESMLISFHEYFFHLPDAPHRTRKHIANPARKAACKRINMFLRWMVRKDNKGVDFGIWDRIQPSQLICPCDLHVDRVGRKLGLITRKQTDWLTALELTQKLREFDPNDPVKYDFALFGLGVEEKF
- a CDS encoding NfeD family protein translates to MKIKILLILLITSLIPNFLSAQGSPVKTIFSFKIDDDIDPAMNRRVKLALEKAKEESADLILIEMDTYGGAVNDADDIRTMLLESEIPIQVFINKDAASAGALISIACDKIFMAPGSSIGAATVVNGTDGAAAPDKYQSYMRSMMRSTAEAKGRDPKIAEAMVDENIEVEGVSEKGSVVTFSVSEAIKYGFCDGEYASINELIQDQDLSSALIINYENDLVEQVIAFFLNPAVSGFLILIIIGGIYFELQTPGIGFPILASIVAVILYFTPYYLNGLADNWEIIVFVLGIILLALELFVIPGFGIFGILGIICILSGLVLGMLPNQNFNFDFVPAADLFIALLTVILASIASVGFVFWLTPKVNEWKAFSHISLANTQQRKEGFTSSFYSDTLLGKSGRVHSRLRPSGRVEIDGEIYDAFSRGDFIDKDEKIIVISTEGTSLKVKKTEV
- a CDS encoding globin domain-containing protein; translation: MNPFQSVYEKIGEDQIRQLTHYFYQEVKKNQELRKLYPEEDLAPAEERLFLFLLQVFGGPQTYSDRRGHPRLRLRHLNWKIDGKMRNHWLNAMLSAMDQLDLEPNVKELMMGYFIKVANHMVNHE
- a CDS encoding LysM peptidoglycan-binding domain-containing protein, coding for MIFGSKFQLAFLSCILFVSLNSFASNKITLDSVGVEKVGDKTFILHEVEPKETLFGISRRYQAAVGAIIESNEVLKQGLKIGQTIRVPFVAKSAIPEGAKLHKVVPGETLFSISKQYGVSVSEVMAWNELKGNDLSVGQSLIIENQSATPEPQPVAPVVEEEPKTTPVAAVETKTVSNNSNSEIPKQVAVQSEPAVSTPEKVESPAPKAAENAVPIAPGDWVTHEVKNGETLFSIANLYEARVEDVITWNALSSNNLKVGQKLKVGRGEVGPSTVPVVGTPRVVNSAEEMTIPSSSDKASGGFKNIKETGQAELIEGTGGHKKYLVLHRTAPVGTIMRIKNEENDITIFARVVGTLPETGDNARLVIKLSQAAYDQLKAVNARFPVEVMY
- the aceK gene encoding bifunctional isocitrate dehydrogenase kinase/phosphatase → MENSLEILISEKILDGFETYIKSFKAYTRLTPTYFSQKNWKAIQVNHKQRLRLYKDLLFPLAKSCKEKMGDQRTNRELWSGIKENYSLLIADLPELEIAETFFNSVIRKTFDQLAVDEDLMFVMEGHDYCTIRENSDLIRTYPTGLGLDKIIRQILEDYDFGAPFMDKEQDIKFLIEGVQKVILTRYRIAPETRTQILKPVFYRNKAAYLIGRTFLGHKWMPFIIPVMHGEKGVFVDTLIFDPNLMSHMFSFTRSYFMVEADVPSEVVGFLSSVIPHKKIHELYNAIGFNKHGKTLFYRDFLHHLENSKDQFVVAPGIKGMVMTVFTLPSLNIVFKLIKDHFEPPKNMTRQEVREKYKLVSLHDRVGRMADTHEFEYFKIPKDRISPELVRELRNTTNSLLNFTETHLILKHLYTERKMEPLNLYLGHCSTEEGEKVVEDYGRAILQLAQANIFPGDMMTKNFGLTRQKRVIFYDYDEIEFLTDMNFRVKPKAETYEQIYAPEPWYDIAKNDVFPEDFRRWMIGRKDLKEHFLNYQKELFDPAYWKEVQSRVNNGELIHAFPYPEEIRFRPDQII